In Sulfurovum xiamenensis, the following proteins share a genomic window:
- a CDS encoding OprD family outer membrane porin yields MKWTKLSLVAALAVSSAVAGGDIAPVEPVVEAPVVKAASATTVAGKLTGYYITDDSEDIGVYDEDMFGDHAQLAFGATLDVSHSFTDWLTANFSAVGYINTMNEDTYGYFESGDKRGAFFQIANLTATYEDTTLVAGRQLLGTPMLQGYDWLLAPGAFEAYTVMNSSIENVTLVGSYVTKHRANNSGEFGDSLDGDNWTIGAAYDDKTISGSVWYYDIEAGQYSQVYVDLGYDFGSFKVEGQYVDTSYDTAGVEDATAFGIMASTSVAGFDLSAAYNRLTDNGTGYVGWNGLYTNQWNLTVADQWAGEDLDAFKVAAATTIMDIAAEVSYADYDNGSEFDLILGYDFTDAIDAGIVYTNTEGNYDPTLVADSTDVNQFELYVNYKF; encoded by the coding sequence ATGAAATGGACAAAATTAAGTTTAGTAGCAGCCTTAGCTGTTAGTTCGGCAGTTGCAGGTGGAGACATTGCTCCAGTAGAACCGGTTGTTGAGGCACCAGTCGTTAAAGCTGCATCAGCTACAACTGTTGCTGGTAAATTAACAGGATACTATATTACTGATGATAGTGAGGACATTGGTGTTTATGATGAGGATATGTTCGGAGACCATGCACAATTAGCTTTTGGTGCGACACTGGATGTATCTCACTCATTTACTGATTGGTTGACAGCAAACTTCTCAGCTGTTGGATACATTAACACAATGAACGAAGATACATATGGATACTTCGAAAGTGGTGATAAAAGAGGTGCTTTCTTCCAAATCGCTAACTTAACAGCAACCTATGAAGATACTACATTGGTAGCAGGTCGCCAATTACTAGGGACACCAATGCTACAAGGATATGATTGGTTACTTGCACCGGGTGCATTTGAAGCATATACTGTAATGAACAGTTCTATTGAAAATGTAACTCTCGTTGGATCATATGTAACTAAACACAGAGCTAACAATAGTGGTGAATTTGGTGATTCTCTTGATGGCGACAACTGGACAATTGGTGCAGCCTATGATGACAAAACGATCAGCGGTAGCGTTTGGTACTATGATATAGAAGCAGGTCAGTATTCACAAGTATATGTAGATCTTGGTTATGACTTTGGTTCATTCAAAGTTGAAGGTCAATACGTAGATACAAGCTATGATACTGCTGGAGTTGAAGATGCAACAGCATTTGGTATTATGGCATCTACTTCAGTAGCAGGGTTTGACTTGAGCGCAGCATACAACCGCTTAACTGATAACGGTACAGGATATGTTGGATGGAACGGTCTTTATACTAACCAATGGAACCTTACTGTTGCTGACCAATGGGCAGGTGAAGATTTAGATGCATTTAAAGTGGCTGCTGCAACAACGATCATGGATATCGCTGCAGAAGTTTCGTATGCAGACTATGACAATGGAAGTGAATTTGACCTTATTCTTGGTTATGATTTCACAGATGCGATTGATGCAGGTATTGTCTACACTAATACAGAAGGAAATTATGACCCAACTTTAGTTGCCGATTCAACTGATGTAAATCAATTTGAACTGTACGTAAACTACAAGTTCTAA
- the rseP gene encoding RIP metalloprotease RseP, translating to MGIIIALLVLSVLIFFHELGHFTAARFFGVQVDVFSIGFGKKLYSKMIGKTEWSLSAIPLGGYVKMKGQDDTDPTAVSYDEDSYNVKKPWQRIIILLAGPFANFLLAFLLYFAIANIGVPKLLPYVGEIGKDTPAFKAGLTKDDKIIQVNAHNIQYWEEIGENINGDKGDITLIVERKEQLITLQLIPKVIEDKNIFGEKITRRIIGISPSGQQTTVYFGLIDGLVYAWDETKKASLLIVESVEKLITGVVGTDKLGGIITIVDVTAQASNAGILALFFFTALISVNLGVLNLLPIPALDGGHIMFNLYEMLTGRTASEQVMYIITLVGWAILISLMMLGLYNDINRLWG from the coding sequence ATGGGCATTATAATTGCACTTTTGGTCTTGTCGGTACTGATCTTTTTTCATGAACTTGGGCACTTTACAGCCGCACGTTTTTTTGGTGTACAGGTGGATGTCTTTAGCATAGGTTTTGGTAAAAAACTCTACTCCAAGATGATAGGGAAAACGGAGTGGAGTCTCTCAGCCATACCTCTAGGCGGATATGTCAAAATGAAAGGACAGGATGACACTGATCCTACTGCGGTCTCTTATGATGAAGATTCGTACAATGTAAAAAAACCATGGCAGCGTATCATCATATTATTGGCTGGACCTTTTGCCAATTTCCTGCTGGCTTTTCTACTTTACTTTGCAATAGCGAACATTGGTGTCCCAAAACTCTTACCATATGTCGGTGAAATAGGAAAAGATACGCCTGCATTCAAGGCGGGGTTAACCAAGGATGACAAGATCATTCAGGTCAATGCTCACAATATCCAGTACTGGGAAGAGATCGGGGAGAACATTAACGGTGATAAAGGTGACATTACCCTCATCGTAGAACGTAAAGAACAGCTCATTACACTGCAACTCATACCAAAGGTCATAGAGGACAAAAACATCTTTGGAGAAAAGATCACCAGACGTATCATCGGAATCAGTCCATCGGGACAACAAACGACGGTCTACTTCGGATTGATAGATGGATTGGTGTATGCATGGGATGAAACAAAAAAAGCTTCTTTGCTCATCGTAGAGAGTGTAGAAAAACTGATCACCGGAGTGGTCGGTACAGATAAACTCGGAGGTATCATCACTATCGTGGATGTCACTGCCCAAGCGAGTAATGCAGGTATACTGGCTCTTTTCTTCTTTACCGCGCTCATTTCGGTCAATCTTGGAGTACTGAACCTGCTTCCTATACCTGCACTGGACGGTGGGCATATTATGTTTAACCTCTACGAGATGTTAACGGGTAGAACTGCCAGTGAGCAAGTGATGTATATCATCACATTGGTAGGTTGGGCTATACTCATCTCTCTTATGATGTTAGGATTGTATAATGATATCAATAGACTTTGGGGATAA
- a CDS encoding YggS family pyridoxal phosphate-dependent enzyme: MILDKEHLRANLDEVIWNIEQARIAVSEHHIVKLVTVAKYTELENIATLYELGQRAFGENQVQQLKERMHALEELPLEWHMIGSLQKNKINNLIDLRPTLMQSLDSIELATELNKKLLAKETKMHCLLQINAANETTKSGVTPERAVDIYQTIKETCPQINLKGVMTIGAHSDDTKLIQQSFESTYSIYEKLKKEGATVCSMGMSGDYELAIKCGSNLVRIGSALFK, from the coding sequence ATGATACTGGATAAAGAGCATTTAAGAGCAAATCTGGATGAAGTGATATGGAACATAGAACAAGCACGTATCGCAGTAAGTGAACACCACATTGTAAAACTTGTCACCGTGGCCAAATACACTGAACTGGAGAATATTGCTACACTCTATGAACTGGGACAGAGGGCCTTTGGTGAAAATCAGGTACAACAGCTCAAAGAGCGTATGCATGCTCTCGAGGAGCTTCCGCTTGAGTGGCATATGATAGGTTCGCTCCAAAAAAACAAGATCAATAATCTCATAGATCTACGTCCTACCCTTATGCAATCACTTGACAGTATAGAATTGGCAACAGAACTGAACAAAAAGCTCTTGGCAAAAGAGACAAAAATGCACTGTCTACTTCAGATCAATGCAGCCAATGAAACAACGAAATCCGGTGTAACTCCTGAAAGAGCTGTGGATATCTACCAAACGATCAAAGAGACCTGTCCTCAGATCAATCTCAAAGGCGTGATGACCATCGGTGCACACAGTGATGATACAAAACTGATACAACAAAGTTTTGAAAGCACATACAGTATCTATGAGAAACTAAAAAAAGAGGGGGCGACTGTCTGCTCTATGGGTATGAGTGGTGATTATGAATTGGCTATAAAATGTGGGTCAAATTTGGTAAGGATCGGTTCAGCATTATTTAAATAA
- a CDS encoding Fur family transcriptional regulator, with translation MTDYAMLLKSSGLKATFQRMNILEKIEAYGHISIDTIYAEVIKTHPSLSLATVYKNIILMVEKGVLVEVPITGKKSKYELLKEDHIHLVCTECGEVEDKPQHTVADELFTSITKQENFTISKQQINLYGVCSHCREAVA, from the coding sequence ATGACAGATTATGCAATGCTACTTAAAAGCAGCGGATTAAAAGCTACATTTCAACGTATGAATATATTGGAAAAGATAGAAGCATATGGCCATATCTCTATTGATACTATCTATGCAGAAGTCATTAAAACACATCCATCTCTTTCACTTGCAACAGTTTATAAAAATATTATTTTAATGGTAGAGAAGGGTGTACTTGTAGAAGTGCCTATCACAGGTAAAAAGTCAAAATATGAACTTTTAAAGGAAGATCATATACATCTTGTCTGTACAGAATGCGGAGAGGTGGAAGACAAACCGCAACACACGGTTGCAGATGAACTCTTTACTTCTATCACAAAGCAAGAGAACTTTACCATAAGTAAACAACAGATCAATCTTTACGGCGTGTGCAGTCACTGTAGAGAAGCTGTTGCCTAA
- a CDS encoding peroxiredoxin yields the protein MLVTKKAPDFTATAVLADGSIVDNFNLMENLGEKGAVLFFYPLDFTFVCPSEIIAFSHRAKEFRERGINVIGCSIDSQFSHFAWRETPVAEGGIGRVDMPLVADLNKQIARDYDVLLDDAVALRGSFLIDADGTVRHAVINDLPLGRNIDEMIRMVDTMLFTNEHGEVCPAGWQKGDEGMKADTAGVAEYLAKHENDL from the coding sequence ATGTTAGTAACAAAAAAAGCTCCAGACTTTACAGCAACAGCCGTACTTGCAGACGGTTCAATCGTAGACAACTTCAATCTTATGGAAAACCTAGGTGAAAAAGGTGCAGTACTTTTCTTCTACCCATTAGACTTTACTTTTGTATGTCCATCAGAGATCATTGCATTTTCTCACAGAGCTAAAGAGTTCAGAGAAAGAGGTATCAATGTAATCGGATGTTCTATAGATTCACAATTCTCACACTTCGCTTGGAGAGAAACTCCAGTAGCTGAAGGTGGTATCGGTAGAGTTGATATGCCACTAGTAGCAGACCTTAATAAGCAAATTGCTAGAGATTATGATGTACTTCTTGATGATGCAGTAGCACTTAGAGGTTCTTTCCTTATTGATGCTGATGGTACTGTTAGACATGCCGTCATCAATGACCTTCCACTTGGAAGAAACATCGATGAAATGATCAGAATGGTAGATACAATGCTCTTTACTAATGAGCATGGTGAAGTTTGTCCTGCTGGTTGGCAAAAAGGTGACGAAGGTATGAAAGCAGACACTGCAGGTGTTGCTGAATATCTTGCAAAACACGAAAACGACCTATAA
- a CDS encoding menaquinone biosynthesis decarboxylase: MQDVVQWLKDNGNLKIIDEPLDVELEIPHVAYVEVKTDNSRPILFTNPVNKAKGITYEMPVLMNIFANKDLTEKIFGKHPDTVAEGIDELLKLKPPKGLKAKLAMLPKLFSLKNVFPKRLKFKGECQEIIIPKEEVDLDRLPILKTWEEDGGPFITMGQVYTKSLDGEMQNLGMYRLQQYDKKRLGMHWQIHKDASHFFDQYQKAGKKMPVTVAIGGDPLYIWCGQAPMPHGMFELLLYGFVRNKNAQLVKSITNDIYIPRDVDVVIEGFVDPEVMEIEGPFGDHTGYYTLKEPFPVMDVETITMKKHPVFQATVVGKPPLEDKYMGWATERIFLPMLKPMAPDLIDYNMPENGVFHNLILAKIKTLYKGHAQQIMHAFWGVGQMSFVKHAIFVGEDAPELEESKALAVHILNRLDKCKVLITQGIVDHLDHSSSEQFVGGKLGVDATGDEVENGVETLLSDEVLLEKIQEISSSVVGLKQYMTETKTPICVISVDKQESQLELIHKLKGFEKHIKLLVIVDHANNDLDDAYMLIWRVVNNIDAGRDIILKPFIAIDGTNKSEVDGYEREWPGDTFCTKEVLDRLQEKGLIDIDEAFIKKFGLLPF, encoded by the coding sequence ATGCAAGACGTAGTACAATGGCTTAAAGATAACGGAAACTTAAAGATCATAGACGAACCGCTTGATGTGGAGCTTGAAATCCCTCATGTTGCCTATGTCGAGGTAAAAACAGATAACTCTCGTCCTATCCTTTTTACCAATCCTGTGAACAAGGCCAAAGGCATAACGTATGAGATGCCTGTACTGATGAATATCTTTGCCAACAAAGATCTGACTGAAAAGATCTTCGGCAAACATCCTGATACTGTTGCAGAGGGGATCGATGAACTGCTTAAGCTCAAACCACCCAAAGGATTGAAAGCAAAGCTGGCAATGCTGCCTAAACTCTTTTCACTTAAAAATGTATTTCCTAAACGTTTAAAGTTCAAAGGAGAGTGTCAAGAGATCATCATTCCTAAAGAGGAGGTGGATCTGGACAGGTTACCTATACTGAAGACTTGGGAAGAGGACGGTGGACCCTTTATTACGATGGGACAGGTCTATACAAAAAGTCTTGACGGCGAGATGCAAAACCTCGGGATGTACAGACTGCAGCAGTATGATAAAAAGAGACTGGGGATGCACTGGCAGATACACAAAGATGCCTCTCACTTCTTTGACCAGTATCAAAAGGCCGGTAAAAAAATGCCTGTAACCGTCGCTATAGGCGGTGACCCTCTTTATATCTGGTGCGGACAGGCACCCATGCCTCATGGTATGTTTGAATTGTTGCTCTATGGTTTTGTACGTAATAAAAATGCGCAATTGGTGAAGTCGATCACTAATGATATTTATATCCCTCGTGATGTGGATGTGGTCATAGAAGGTTTCGTGGATCCTGAAGTGATGGAGATTGAAGGACCTTTTGGTGACCATACAGGTTATTATACACTGAAAGAGCCTTTCCCTGTGATGGATGTAGAGACTATCACGATGAAAAAACATCCGGTATTTCAGGCAACAGTGGTAGGAAAACCGCCGTTGGAAGATAAGTATATGGGATGGGCTACTGAACGCATTTTTTTACCGATGCTTAAACCTATGGCACCGGATCTTATAGATTATAACATGCCTGAAAACGGCGTGTTTCACAACCTCATACTGGCAAAGATAAAAACACTTTATAAAGGGCATGCACAACAAATCATGCATGCTTTCTGGGGTGTGGGCCAGATGAGTTTTGTAAAACATGCTATTTTTGTAGGAGAAGATGCACCTGAACTTGAAGAGAGTAAAGCACTGGCAGTACATATACTCAATCGACTCGATAAGTGTAAAGTACTCATTACACAAGGTATCGTGGACCATCTTGACCATTCCTCCTCTGAACAGTTCGTCGGTGGTAAACTGGGTGTGGATGCAACAGGAGATGAAGTAGAAAACGGTGTAGAAACCTTACTTTCAGATGAAGTGCTACTTGAGAAGATACAAGAGATCAGCAGCAGTGTAGTAGGGCTGAAACAATACATGACAGAGACCAAAACACCGATCTGTGTGATCAGTGTGGATAAGCAAGAGTCTCAACTTGAGCTGATTCACAAACTCAAGGGATTTGAGAAGCATATCAAACTGCTTGTGATCGTGGACCATGCAAATAATGATCTGGATGATGCCTATATGCTCATCTGGCGTGTAGTGAACAATATAGACGCAGGTCGTGATATCATACTTAAACCATTCATAGCGATCGATGGAACGAATAAAAGTGAAGTAGACGGCTATGAAAGAGAATGGCCCGGAGATACTTTCTGTACAAAGGAGGTACTTGATAGGCTTCAGGAAAAAGGGCTTATTGATATAGATGAGGCGTTTATTAAAAAATTTGGATTGCTTCCTTTTTAA
- the hemC gene encoding hydroxymethylbilane synthase → MEKLIIATRASDLALWQAYHVKERIETSFPEITVELNKITSKGDKILDKPLALIGGKGHFTKELEDEMIEGNAHLAVHSLKDVPTYIPEGLELCAITERQDQSDVLLSHTYQSLDELPQGAVVGTTSLRRRMQLLEKRPDLVVKELRGNVNTRLRKLKEGQYDAIILAYIGLHRLDLLKDIPFVEKLDFFIPPMGQAALGIEIVSDNDRVREIAMTLNDENSYLCTKLERDFVSKIGAGCSAPVAVNAIITGDDITVKAMLGYPDGTNIMHKALTSKVSTCDTLGQELAEEMIADGALEVLEKAEAIAFKDEMPERL, encoded by the coding sequence GTGGAAAAATTAATTATCGCGACAAGAGCAAGTGATCTTGCCCTTTGGCAGGCATATCACGTTAAAGAGAGAATCGAAACATCTTTTCCTGAGATCACAGTAGAACTGAATAAGATCACCTCTAAAGGGGACAAGATATTGGACAAACCTCTTGCACTTATAGGAGGGAAAGGGCACTTTACCAAAGAGCTGGAAGATGAGATGATTGAAGGGAATGCGCATCTTGCAGTGCACTCGCTCAAAGATGTCCCTACCTATATTCCAGAAGGGTTGGAACTGTGTGCCATTACAGAACGTCAAGATCAGAGTGATGTTCTGCTCTCGCATACGTATCAAAGTCTGGATGAACTTCCTCAGGGTGCAGTGGTAGGAACCACAAGTCTAAGAAGACGTATGCAGCTGCTTGAAAAACGTCCGGATCTAGTGGTCAAAGAACTTAGAGGAAATGTGAATACAAGACTCAGAAAGCTTAAAGAGGGGCAGTATGATGCAATCATACTTGCCTATATAGGACTGCATAGGCTTGATCTGTTGAAGGATATTCCTTTTGTTGAAAAGCTGGATTTCTTTATACCGCCAATGGGGCAGGCTGCACTGGGCATCGAAATCGTGAGTGATAATGACAGGGTCCGTGAAATTGCCATGACATTGAATGATGAGAACTCTTATCTCTGTACAAAGCTAGAACGTGATTTTGTCTCAAAAATAGGAGCAGGGTGCTCTGCCCCCGTAGCTGTGAATGCTATCATTACAGGTGATGATATTACCGTTAAAGCGATGCTTGGATATCCAGACGGTACAAACATTATGCATAAAGCATTGACCTCAAAGGTAAGTACGTGCGATACGTTAGGCCAAGAGTTGGCTGAAGAGATGATCGCTGATGGTGCTTTGGAGGTACTAGAAAAAGCAGAAGCAATAGCATTTAAAGATGAAATGCCAGAAAGACTATAA
- a CDS encoding DsbA family protein produces the protein MSLMSKLLMSTVLASVTLSANAQPDNKQLVKYVKRSVVKNPQVKVKGVTVLESKTDERLPGWTILLTTMDLEYQKKEIHAPEMMFVKDGLVTGHLVNLKTGNDYRDEIKPSVPQSYYDDAHLLFGKKDAEHKILIFSDPQCPFCQEVVPAIFKVSKENPAKIAVYYYHLPLLRIHPVSDVLTRVMHVAQHEGKTDVVEKIYSLKIDPRETDMSKILAAVKSHTGYSVTAAQVDAKEVKAAMQADEMASSKLMVTGTPTIYIDGEWDKMRDGYKKLIK, from the coding sequence ATGTCATTGATGTCGAAATTATTGATGAGCACAGTTCTAGCAAGCGTGACTCTTAGTGCAAATGCACAGCCTGATAATAAACAATTAGTTAAATATGTGAAGAGATCTGTGGTTAAAAACCCGCAGGTAAAAGTCAAAGGTGTCACCGTGCTTGAGTCTAAAACGGATGAAAGATTACCGGGATGGACGATTCTTTTGACGACCATGGATCTGGAGTATCAGAAAAAAGAGATCCATGCACCCGAAATGATGTTTGTAAAAGATGGACTTGTTACAGGACATTTAGTGAATCTAAAAACCGGAAATGACTATAGAGATGAGATCAAACCTAGTGTCCCTCAGAGCTATTATGATGATGCGCATTTGCTGTTTGGTAAGAAAGATGCAGAGCATAAGATACTGATCTTCTCTGATCCGCAATGTCCATTCTGTCAAGAAGTAGTACCGGCTATCTTCAAAGTATCTAAAGAGAACCCTGCAAAGATTGCAGTCTATTATTATCACCTGCCGTTACTTCGTATACATCCTGTTTCAGATGTACTGACACGTGTGATGCATGTGGCACAACATGAAGGTAAAACAGATGTGGTTGAAAAGATCTATTCATTGAAGATCGACCCAAGAGAGACAGACATGTCGAAGATACTTGCTGCAGTGAAAAGCCATACCGGTTATAGTGTAACAGCAGCACAGGTAGATGCAAAAGAGGTGAAAGCAGCTATGCAGGCAGATGAAATGGCTTCTAGTAAACTGATGGTCACAGGTACACCTACGATCTATATAGATGGTGAGTGGGACAAAATGCGTGATGGGTATAAAAAACTCATAAAGTAA
- a CDS encoding FxsA family protein, which translates to MIFLIIPFALIELYLSLKTGETIGFFWSVVWIVLSFALGMMLLQKSSQTMMGNMQSMRQGKLDLRRFQNASMSYFIAAILLIIPGVFSDLLGVIAFFYSLYLQFIAKITPEGTTHFTKQGDDNVIDVEIIDEHSSSKRDS; encoded by the coding sequence ATGATATTTTTGATCATCCCTTTTGCTCTTATCGAACTTTACCTTTCGCTCAAGACAGGGGAGACCATAGGTTTCTTTTGGTCAGTGGTATGGATCGTACTGAGTTTTGCTCTGGGCATGATGCTTTTACAGAAGTCATCACAAACGATGATGGGCAATATGCAGTCAATGAGACAGGGAAAACTTGACCTTAGAAGATTTCAAAATGCAAGTATGTCTTATTTTATTGCTGCGATACTACTCATTATTCCGGGAGTATTTAGTGACCTTTTGGGTGTCATTGCATTTTTTTACTCACTTTATTTACAATTTATTGCTAAAATAACTCCCGAAGGAACAACACACTTTACAAAACAAGGAGATGATAATGTCATTGATGTCGAAATTATTGATGAGCACAGTTCTAGCAAGCGTGACTCTTAG